A section of the Polyodon spathula isolate WHYD16114869_AA chromosome 51, ASM1765450v1, whole genome shotgun sequence genome encodes:
- the dcst1 gene encoding E3 ubiquitin-protein ligase DCST1 yields the protein MVKNKEMKDCKNKPKDTNTPGEKGKPEEKDEPKHRKRSTNKKKAPRTTLHRVCTKVLPRCATRFLFSGPKEFPVTKFMMGMGFGALFGIVLYYGLVHKLSMYEEHKIYIVYALIGVCALGWGFSSQFRCSILLIAPNMLGAEGRAYTMVFVLAGLYHGPIANINNNVQDVAYSMGCTVEMQVNHSKQMWRVMMDPFKQMVHDMVEGKKDFEEESKEVQKKFSMINEQVMGEYGYSSLNSAAVKKEKTTQERFDIKTKLRCEYVVEEGVYRCKGWFKLKWKQCMDTIKLPIINHILCIPMTFDFLCNIMKLMTKWCKDKIPVEGNFGQTYDMLNDSIEHMGEDFSSSMVVKVWNQDFETAFLHYCFKTEQESLGGVKFNKAQITEDLKLKLSNKKTLLNNVIGFIQVLLSCTFVFIFISAFGYSNKYNRDIRFDNIYINTYFRQIDARRKKLGKRHLLPFKKAELCDFIFPWSLSMHASEIKTFMMSMLQIIPLAIFIGTLLAIDWSLYKIFTVIRKHSYTEYSFSSSHHIEIAVGGRSMLATLLRKTIGAFNTSSNIEIKTNNLGCLPNPQAMSRSDYLWTTLPVLAMTLLCCLQVYTSRLRRVIASFYFPQREKKRTLFLYNEQIRKRITYVETQRKRIMMRARIGRVLARSVMGSLYRWSPCLRCCVRRRCFVCSEVQSRLSFVCPAESCGTVYCRQCWKDMRRFCFACTSFSEFISDDGDSEYDMKYAH from the exons ATGGTGAAGAACAAGGAGATGAAAGActgtaaaaataaaccaaaagacaCAAATACACCCGGGGAAAAGGGTAAACCTGAAGaaaaagacgaaccaaaacatAGGAAGAGAAGTACAAACAAGAAGAAGGCTCCGCGCACCA CTCTCCACCGGGTGTGCACCAAGGTGCTGCCGCGCTGCGCGACGCGCTTCCTCTTCAGCGGCCCGAAGGAGTTCCCGGTCACCAAGTTTATGATGGGAATGGGCTTCGGAGCGCTCTTCGGCATCG TGTTGTACTACGGTCTGGTGCACAAACTGTCCATGTATGAAGAGCACAAGATCTATATTGTCTATGCTTTGATCG GAGTCTGTGCTCTCGGCTGGGGATTCTCCTCTCAGTTCCGCTGCTCGATCCTGCTgattgctcccaacatgctgggagCCGAGGGCCGCGCCTACACCATGGTGTTTGTGCTGGCGGGGCTCTATCATG GTCCCATAGCCAACATTAATAACAATGTGCAGGACGTGGCTTACTCgatgggctgcactgtggagatgCAGGTCAATCACAGCAAGCAGATGTGGCGGGTCATGATGGACCCCTTCAAGCAGATGGTCCATGACATGGTG GAAGGGAAGAAGGATTTTGAGGAGGAGTCAAAGGAGGTTCAGAAGAAGTTCAGTATGATAAATGAGCAGGTGATGGGAGAGTATGGATACAGCAGCCTGAACTCTGCAGCTGTTAAGAAAGAGAAGACCACCCAGGAACGCTTTGACATTAAAACCAAGCTCCGCTGTGAAT ATGTAGTAGAAGAAGGAGTGTATCGCTGCAAGGGCTGGTTTAAACTCAAGTGGAAGCAGTGCATGGATACCATCAAACTCCCGATCATAAACCACATTCTCTGCATACCAATGACCTTCGACTTTCTCTGCAACATCATGAAAC TTATGACCAAATGGTGCAAGGACAAGATTCCCGTTGAGGGGAACTTTGGTCAGACCTACGATATGCTGAACGACTCTATTGAACACATGGGGGAAGATTTCAGTTCCTCGATGGTGGTGAAGGTATGGAATCAAGATTTTGAAACTGCATTTTTACATTACTGTTTT AAAACCGAGCAGGAGTCTCTTGGTGGAGtgaagtttaataaagcacagatCACCGAGGACCTGAAATTGAAGCTGAGCAATAAGAAAACTCTGCTGAACAACGTGATCGGTTTCATTCAGGTCCTGCTCTCCTGCACCTTCGTTTTCATCTTCATCTC GGCCTTCGGATACAGCAATAAATACAACAGAGATATCCGCTTTGACAATATCTATATCAACACCTACTTCAGACAGATAGACGCACGCAGGAAGAAGCTG GGTAAACGGCACCTGCTTCCCTTCAAGAAAGCGGAGCTCTGCGATTTCATCTTCCCCTGGAGCCTCTCCATGCATGCCAGCGAGATCAAGACTTTC ATGATGAGCATGCTACAGATCATCCCACTGGCTATCTTCATCGGGACCCTGCTAGCTATCGACTGGTCCCTCTACAAAATCTTTACGGTGATCCGGAAGCACTCGTACACAGAGTACTCCTTCAGCA GCAGTCACCACATTGAGATCGCAGTTGGAGGCCGTTCCATGTTAGCTACTCTCCTGCGCAAGACCATTGGAGCTTTTAACACATCCTCCAACATAGAAATCAAAACTAATAACCTGG GCTGCCTGCCTAACCCCCAGGCTATGAGCCGCTCTGACTACCTGTGGACCACCCTGCCCGTTCTGGCCATGACCCTGCTGTGCTGCCTGCAGGTCTACACCAGTCGTCTGCGCCGGGTCATCGCCTCCTTCTACTTCCCCCAG AGAGAGAAGAAGCGCACCCTGTTCCTGTACAATGAGCAGATCCGCAAGAGAATCACGTACGTGGAGACGCAGCGTAAGAGGATCATGATGAGAGCGCGCATCGGGAGGGTCCTG GCTCGCTCAGTGATGGGCTCTCTGTATCGCTGGTCCCCGTGTCTGCGTTGCTGTGTGCGTCGGCGCTGTTTCGTGTGCTCGGAGGTGCAGAGCAGGCTGTCCTTCGTGTGTCCAGCGGAGAGCTGTGGCACTGTGTACTGCAGGCAGTGCTGGAAGGACATGCGGCGATTCTGCTTCGCCTGCACCTCCTTCTCTGAGTTCATCTCCGACGACGGGGACAGCGAGTATGACATGAAATACGCACATTAA